The following proteins come from a genomic window of Synechococcus sp. BIOS-E4-1:
- a CDS encoding Nif11-like leader peptide family natural product precursor produces MSEEQLNAFLDKVKADSNLQEKLKAAKSPEDVVGIAKVHGHEFTCDKISRLREDELECLAGGGLSIWGCTECVVGTFHCKRCDLSNLFKLTSQVHNLVLQIIGNECTA; encoded by the coding sequence ATGTCAGAAGAGCAACTCAATGCCTTCCTAGATAAGGTCAAAGCTGATTCCAATCTTCAGGAGAAACTAAAAGCAGCCAAGTCACCTGAAGATGTTGTGGGCATCGCTAAAGTACACGGTCATGAATTCACTTGTGACAAGATCAGTCGACTCAGGGAAGATGAGCTAGAATGCCTGGCAGGCGGAGGGCTCAGCATATGGGGATGCACAGAATGCGTAGTTGGAACTTTTCACTGCAAGAGATGCGATTTGTCAAACCTGTTTAAATTAACATCTCAAGTACACAATTTAGTGCTGCAAATTATTGGAAATGAATGCACGGCCTGA
- a CDS encoding Nif11-like leader peptide family natural product precursor: MSEEQLKAFLEKVKGDTSLQGKLKAAADSDAVIAIAKEAGFSISAGDLKKAQSELSEEELEGVSGGITISWCAGEC, translated from the coding sequence ATGTCAGAAGAACAACTCAAAGCGTTCCTGGAAAAGGTCAAAGGCGACACCAGCCTTCAGGGGAAGCTCAAAGCTGCAGCTGATTCTGACGCAGTTATTGCGATCGCCAAGGAGGCTGGGTTTAGTATTTCGGCTGGCGATTTGAAGAAGGCTCAATCAGAACTTTCTGAAGAAGAGCTGGAAGGCGTGTCTGGCGGTATCACAATCTCTTGGTGTGCTGGTGAGTGTTGA
- a CDS encoding Nif11-like leader peptide family RiPP precursor, producing MSEEQLKAFLDKVKADTSLQDKLKAAADVDAALAIAKEAGFMISADDVRTKISDNELERAAGGEQTKDELGCPTLSTSRDDCSYAC from the coding sequence ATGTCAGAAGAGCAACTCAAAGCCTTTTTAGACAAGGTCAAAGCAGACACCAGCCTGCAAGACAAGCTTAAAGCAGCCGCTGATGTTGACGCAGCTCTTGCAATTGCGAAAGAGGCTGGGTTTATGATTTCTGCTGATGACGTTCGGACCAAGATTTCAGATAATGAGTTGGAAAGAGCTGCAGGAGGGGAGCAGACGAAAGACGAACTTGGTTGTCCTACGCTATCTACTAGTCGGGATGATTGCTCGTATGCGTGCTGA
- a CDS encoding Nif11-like leader peptide family natural product precursor, with protein sequence MSEEQLKAFIEKVKADTSLQEKLKAAANPDDVVSIAKEAGFSISVDDLNNAQSELSEKELEGAAGLGNINTPPFPVCCLCRPISEEMSKLP encoded by the coding sequence ATGTCAGAAGAACAACTCAAAGCCTTTATTGAAAAAGTAAAAGCTGACACTAGCCTTCAGGAGAAGCTAAAAGCAGCTGCTAACCCTGATGATGTGGTCTCTATTGCCAAAGAAGCAGGATTTAGTATCTCTGTCGATGACTTGAATAACGCTCAATCAGAGCTTTCTGAAAAGGAGCTTGAAGGTGCTGCTGGGTTGGGCAATATAAATACACCCCCATTTCCTGTCTGTTGCTTGTGCCGTCCAATATCTGAAGAAATGTCGAAGCTGCCGTAA
- a CDS encoding Nif11-like leader peptide family natural product precursor: MSEDQLKAFLEKVKGDTSLQEKLKAAKTPEDVVSIAKQYGHEFTTDNISKLSERELEGASGGCELFTKCECHGTLISLTFG, from the coding sequence ATGTCAGAAGATCAACTCAAGGCTTTCCTGGAGAAAGTCAAAGGCGACACCAGCCTTCAGGAGAAACTAAAAGCAGCGAAAACTCCTGAGGACGTCGTAAGCATCGCTAAGCAATACGGCCACGAATTCACGACTGATAATATTTCTAAATTAAGTGAAAGAGAGCTGGAAGGTGCCTCTGGGGGTTGTGAGCTTTTTACTAAATGCGAGTGTCATGGAACTTTAATTAGTTTGACCTTTGGATAA